One part of the Arabidopsis thaliana chromosome 1 sequence genome encodes these proteins:
- a CDS encoding General transcription factor 2-related zinc finger protein (General transcription factor 2-related zinc finger protein; BEST Arabidopsis thaliana protein match is: hAT family dimerisation domain (TAIR:AT2G06500.1); Has 572 Blast hits to 482 proteins in 32 species: Archae - 0; Bacteria - 0; Metazoa - 312; Fungi - 0; Plants - 260; Viruses - 0; Other Eukaryotes - 0 (source: NCBI BLink).) has translation MLDNKKREHMPTLAPPSRCLITTIMWTVWMTNEVDENEFDNKDQDEVVHEEKKSGQKEELPSNISDPVNWDDMNMRFRDLLVEKGLATRHDKKGGYLATSGYNDWRNLSKRLKEHKGSHDHITCMTRRAELESRLQKNKTIDKHAQEAINKDNIHWREVLLRIIALVKTHAKNNLAFRGKNEKVGQDRNGNFLSFIEMIAEFDVVMREHIRRIGAAEIYSHYLSHKIQNELIGILTGEIRLMIMKTIHASKYCSIILDCTPDISHKEQMTMIIRCVNISSTLTKVEEFYLTFLEVKDKSSEGLFSKIKEALVDMELEIDDVRGQESETHGIGVFEILFGMILWYDLLAVVNRVSKTLQSADIDIDVAIIELKGLDMDIEAEFLVKKKRTIRRKKHFDEVSEKGDENMDLSPEEDFRINYFFTLIDQALKLTSASDESLMASCVHLESSLKHGEHSDIDG, from the exons ATGCTTGATAACAAGAAGAGAGAGCACATGCCTACATTGGCTCCTCCAAGCAGATGCTTGATAACAACAATAATGTGGACAGTTTGGATGACGAATGAAGTGGATGAGAATGAGTTTGATAACAAAGATCAAGATGAAGTTGTtcatgaagagaagaaaagtggGCAGAAAGAAGAACTTCCTTCCAATATTTCCGATCCAGTAAATTGGGATGACATGAATATGAGATTCAGAGATTTATTAGTTGAAAAGGGTCTAGCGACAAG ACATGACAAAAAAGGTGGTTACTTGGCAACTAGCGGGTACAATGATTGGAGAAATCTTTCAAAGCGACTCAAAGAACACAAAGGCAGCCATGATCACATTACTTGTATGACTCGTCGAGCTGAGTTAGAGTCTAGActacagaaaaataaaacgattGATAAGCATGCCCAAGAAGCAATAAACAAAGATAATATTCATTGGAGGGAAGTACTCCTAAGGATCATTGCATTGGTGAAAACTCACgctaaaaataatttagcaTTTCgtggaaaaaatgaaaaggttGGCCAAGACAGAAATGGGaattttttgagttttattgaAATGATTGCAGAATTTGATGTCGTAATGAGAGAGCATATCAGAAGAATTGGTGCAGCTGAGATATATTCTCATTATTTAAGTCACAAGATTCAAAATGAGCTAATAGGTATCTTGACCGGTGAGATTAGACTTATGATCATGAAGACAATACATGCTTCAAAGTACTGTTCCATAATTCTTGATTGTACTCCGGATATTAGTCATAAAGAACAGATGACTATGATCATTCGATGTGTGAATATTTCTTCAACGTTAACGAAGGTTGAAGAGTtttatttgacatttttggAAGTGAAAGATAAATCAAGTGAAGGGTTATTCTCTAAGATTAAAGAAGCATTAGTTGATATGGAGTTAGAGATTGATGATGTGAGAGGACAAG AGAGTGAAACACATGGTATTGGAGTGTTTGAGAttctttttggtatgattCTTTGGTATGATCTTCTAGCTGTTGTCAACCGAGTGAGCAAGACTTTACAATCGGCTGACATTGATATTGATGTTGCTATTATCGAACTAAAAGGACTC GATATGGATATAGAAGCTGAATTTCttgtaaagaagaagaggaccATTCGAAGAAAGAAGCATTTTGATGAAGTTTCAGAAAAAGGAGATGAGAATATGGACTTGTCACCAGAGGAGGATTTCAGAATTAATTACTTCTTCACACTCATAGATCAAGCTCTA AAATTGACATCTGCAAGTGATGAAAGTTTAATGGCATCTTGTGTGCACCTTGAATCATCCCTCAAGCATGGTGAGCATTCTGATATAGATGGCTAG
- the GF14 PHI gene encoding GF14 protein phi chain (GF14 protein phi chain (GF14 PHI); CONTAINS InterPro DOMAIN/s: 14-3-3 protein (InterPro:IPR000308); BEST Arabidopsis thaliana protein match is: general regulatory factor 1 (TAIR:AT4G09000.2).), whose product MAAPPASSSAREEFVYLAKLAEQAERYEEMVEFMEKVAEAVDKDELTVEERNLLSVAYKNVIGARRASWRIISSIEQKEESRGNDDHVTTIRDYRSKIESELSKICDGILKLLDTRLVPASANGDSKVFYLKMKGDYHRYLAEFKTGQERKDAAEHTLTAYKAAQDIANAELAPTHPIRLGLALNFSVFYYEILNSPDRACNLAKQAFDEAIAELDTLGEESYKDSTLIMQLLRDNLTLWTSDMQFCIMYDNTLMSFLVLISDSVVLISTINQDESPEEIKEAAAPKPAEEQKEI is encoded by the exons ATGGCGGCACCACCAGCATCATCCTCGGCGAGGGAAGAGTTCGTGTACCTCGCAAAGCTCGCAGAGCAAGCGGAACGTTACGAAGAAATGGTTGAATTCATGGAAAAAGTCGCTGAAGCCGTTGACAAAGACGAACTCACCGTCGAAGAACGTAATCTCCTCTCCGTCGCTTACAAAAACGTAATCGGCGCTCGTCGTGCTTCCTGGAGAATCATCTCTTCcattgaacaaaaagaagagagtcGTGGTAACGATGACCATGTGACCACGATCCGTGATTACAGAAGCAAGATCGAATCTGAGTTATCGAAAATCTGTGACGGTATTCTTAAGCTTCTTGATACTAGACTTGTTCCTGCTTCTGCTAATGGAGATTCTAAGGTTTTTTACCTTAAGATGAAGGGAGATTATCATAGGTATTTGGCTGAGTTTAAGACTGGTCAAGAGAGGAAAGATGCTGCTGAACATACTCTCACCGCTTACAAAGCTGCTCAG gATATTGCTAATGCTGAATTGGCTCCAACGCATCCGATTCGTCTTGGTTTGGCTTTGAATTTCTCTGTGTTTTACTATGAGATTCTTAATTCTCCAGATCGTGCTTGTAATCTCGCTAAGCAG GCGTTTGATGAAGCCATTGCTGAGTTAGATACTCTTGGAGAGGAGTCATACAAGGATAGTACCTTGATCATGCAGCTTCTTCGTGACAATCTTACTCTCTGGACTTCTGACATGCAG TTTTGCATTATGTATGATAATACTCTCATGAGCTTCTTGGTCTTGATCTCTGATTCTGTTGTGTTAATTTCGACGATTAATCAGGACGAAAGTCCGGAGGAGATTAAAGAAGCAGCAGCACCAAAGCCTGCTGAAGAACAGAAGGAGATCTAA
- the GF14 PHI gene encoding GF14 protein phi chain (GF14 protein phi chain (GF14 PHI); FUNCTIONS IN: protein phosphorylated amino acid binding; INVOLVED IN: brassinosteroid mediated signaling pathway; LOCATED IN: nuclear envelope, plasma membrane, cytoplasm; EXPRESSED IN: cotyledon, guard cell, cultured cell, leaf; CONTAINS InterPro DOMAIN/s: 14-3-3 protein (InterPro:IPR000308); BEST Arabidopsis thaliana protein match is: general regulatory factor 2 (TAIR:AT1G78300.1); Has 2689 Blast hits to 2679 proteins in 386 species: Archae - 0; Bacteria - 6; Metazoa - 1256; Fungi - 306; Plants - 766; Viruses - 0; Other Eukaryotes - 355 (source: NCBI BLink).) has protein sequence MAAPPASSSAREEFVYLAKLAEQAERYEEMVEFMEKVAEAVDKDELTVEERNLLSVAYKNVIGARRASWRIISSIEQKEESRGNDDHVTTIRDYRSKIESELSKICDGILKLLDTRLVPASANGDSKVFYLKMKGDYHRYLAEFKTGQERKDAAEHTLTAYKAAQDIANAELAPTHPIRLGLALNFSVFYYEILNSPDRACNLAKQAFDEAIAELDTLGEESYKDSTLIMQLLRDNLTLWTSDMQDESPEEIKEAAAPKPAEEQKEI, from the exons ATGGCGGCACCACCAGCATCATCCTCGGCGAGGGAAGAGTTCGTGTACCTCGCAAAGCTCGCAGAGCAAGCGGAACGTTACGAAGAAATGGTTGAATTCATGGAAAAAGTCGCTGAAGCCGTTGACAAAGACGAACTCACCGTCGAAGAACGTAATCTCCTCTCCGTCGCTTACAAAAACGTAATCGGCGCTCGTCGTGCTTCCTGGAGAATCATCTCTTCcattgaacaaaaagaagagagtcGTGGTAACGATGACCATGTGACCACGATCCGTGATTACAGAAGCAAGATCGAATCTGAGTTATCGAAAATCTGTGACGGTATTCTTAAGCTTCTTGATACTAGACTTGTTCCTGCTTCTGCTAATGGAGATTCTAAGGTTTTTTACCTTAAGATGAAGGGAGATTATCATAGGTATTTGGCTGAGTTTAAGACTGGTCAAGAGAGGAAAGATGCTGCTGAACATACTCTCACCGCTTACAAAGCTGCTCAG gATATTGCTAATGCTGAATTGGCTCCAACGCATCCGATTCGTCTTGGTTTGGCTTTGAATTTCTCTGTGTTTTACTATGAGATTCTTAATTCTCCAGATCGTGCTTGTAATCTCGCTAAGCAG GCGTTTGATGAAGCCATTGCTGAGTTAGATACTCTTGGAGAGGAGTCATACAAGGATAGTACCTTGATCATGCAGCTTCTTCGTGACAATCTTACTCTCTGGACTTCTGACATGCAG GACGAAAGTCCGGAGGAGATTAAAGAAGCAGCAGCACCAAAGCCTGCTGAAGAACAGAAGGAGATCTAA
- a CDS encoding TRAM, LAG1 and CLN8 (TLC) lipid-sensing domain containing protein (TRAM, LAG1 and CLN8 (TLC) lipid-sensing domain containing protein; FUNCTIONS IN: molecular_function unknown; INVOLVED IN: biological_process unknown; LOCATED IN: integral to membrane; CONTAINS InterPro DOMAIN/s: TRAM/LAG1/CLN8 homology domain (InterPro:IPR006634); BEST Arabidopsis thaliana protein match is: TRAM, LAG1 and CLN8 (TLC) lipid-sensing domain containing protein (TAIR:AT1G35180.1); Has 146 Blast hits to 146 proteins in 57 species: Archae - 0; Bacteria - 0; Metazoa - 53; Fungi - 2; Plants - 53; Viruses - 0; Other Eukaryotes - 38 (source: NCBI BLink).), producing MEEEYIRIISITTIRIISWGLIFILVRRIFSSYSFDFSTRIVSTLHATIAVTLATLSIQDWSCPVCPIASTSSLRQMETLAFSLSYMIYDLICSHFDQVLSIDNAVHHSVCILGFVAGLFYQKCGSEMVAAIWITEISSPFLHLREILKEIGCRDTDLNLAADVFFATIFSVARMVGGPYLVYVTIPADNPILIKVMGLGLQLVSAFYKLLKMMRYKFIKRSMSTKKST from the exons ATGGAGGAAGAATACATAAGAATAATAAGCATAACAACAATAAGAATAATCTCATGGGGTCTCATTTTCATCCTTGTAAGACGAATCTTCTCAAGCTACTCGTTCGACTTCAGCACCCGTATAGTCTCAACGCTTCACGCAACAATCGCTGTCACTTTAGCAACTCTCTCGATTCAAGATTGGTCTTGTCCTGTTTGTCCCATTGCTTCTACATCGTCTCTCCGGCAGATGGAAACGTTGGCGTTTTCATTGTCGTACATGATCTACGATCTCATTTGTAGCCACTTTGATCAAGTCCTTAGCATTGATAATGCGGTTCATCATTCTGTTTGcattcttggttttgtagCTGGACTTTTCTACCAAAAG TGTGGATCCGAGATGGTGGCAGCAATATGGATAACAGAGATCTCAAGTCCGTTTCTTCACCTCAGGGAGATTCTTAAAGAGATTGGTTGTAGAGACACCGACCTAAATCTTGCAGCCGAT GTGTTTTTTGCAACAATTTTCTCGGTGGCCCGAATGGTGGGTGGACCTTACCTAGTTTACGTAACAATACCAGCTGATAATCCCATCCTCATCAAG GTAATGGGGTTGGGATTACAACTTGTGAGCGCGTTCTATAAATTACTCAAAATGATGAgatacaaatttattaaacGATCAATGTCCACCAAAAAATCGACGTAG
- a CDS encoding TRAM, LAG1 and CLN8 (TLC) lipid-sensing domain containing protein translates to MEEEYIRIISITTIRIISWGLIFILVRRIFSSYSFDFSTRIVSTLHATIAVTLATLSIQDWSCPVCPIASTSSLRQMETLAFSLSYMIYDLICSHFDQVLSIDNAVHHSVCILGFVAGLFYQKCGSEMVAAIWITEISSPFLHLREILKEIGCRDTDLNLAADVFFATIFSVARMVGGPYLVYVTIPADNPILIKVYSILIDEYDLHFVLGYTYYCFINCS, encoded by the exons ATGGAGGAAGAATACATAAGAATAATAAGCATAACAACAATAAGAATAATCTCATGGGGTCTCATTTTCATCCTTGTAAGACGAATCTTCTCAAGCTACTCGTTCGACTTCAGCACCCGTATAGTCTCAACGCTTCACGCAACAATCGCTGTCACTTTAGCAACTCTCTCGATTCAAGATTGGTCTTGTCCTGTTTGTCCCATTGCTTCTACATCGTCTCTCCGGCAGATGGAAACGTTGGCGTTTTCATTGTCGTACATGATCTACGATCTCATTTGTAGCCACTTTGATCAAGTCCTTAGCATTGATAATGCGGTTCATCATTCTGTTTGcattcttggttttgtagCTGGACTTTTCTACCAAAAG TGTGGATCCGAGATGGTGGCAGCAATATGGATAACAGAGATCTCAAGTCCGTTTCTTCACCTCAGGGAGATTCTTAAAGAGATTGGTTGTAGAGACACCGACCTAAATCTTGCAGCCGAT GTGTTTTTTGCAACAATTTTCTCGGTGGCCCGAATGGTGGGTGGACCTTACCTAGTTTACGTAACAATACCAGCTGATAATCCCATCCTCATCAAGGTATACAGTATCTTAATAGATGAATATGATTTACATTTCGTTCTAGGCTATACTTATTATTGTTTCATCAATTGTTcatag
- a CDS encoding TRAM, LAG1 and CLN8 (TLC) lipid-sensing domain containing protein produces the protein MEEEYIRIISITTIRIISWGLIFILVRRIFSSYSFDFSTRIVSTLHATIAVTLATLSIQDWSCPVCPIASTSSLRQMETLAFSLSYMIYDLICSHFDQVLSIDNAVHHSVCILGFVAGLFYQKCGSEMVAAIWITEISSPFLHLREILKEIGCRDTDLNLAADVSIYIHTYFSYMNYN, from the exons ATGGAGGAAGAATACATAAGAATAATAAGCATAACAACAATAAGAATAATCTCATGGGGTCTCATTTTCATCCTTGTAAGACGAATCTTCTCAAGCTACTCGTTCGACTTCAGCACCCGTATAGTCTCAACGCTTCACGCAACAATCGCTGTCACTTTAGCAACTCTCTCGATTCAAGATTGGTCTTGTCCTGTTTGTCCCATTGCTTCTACATCGTCTCTCCGGCAGATGGAAACGTTGGCGTTTTCATTGTCGTACATGATCTACGATCTCATTTGTAGCCACTTTGATCAAGTCCTTAGCATTGATAATGCGGTTCATCATTCTGTTTGcattcttggttttgtagCTGGACTTTTCTACCAAAAG TGTGGATCCGAGATGGTGGCAGCAATATGGATAACAGAGATCTCAAGTCCGTTTCTTCACCTCAGGGAGATTCTTAAAGAGATTGGTTGTAGAGACACCGACCTAAATCTTGCAGCCGATGTGAGTatttacatacatacatacttttcttatatgaattataattag
- a CDS encoding TRAM, LAG1 and CLN8 (TLC) lipid-sensing domain containing protein (TRAM, LAG1 and CLN8 (TLC) lipid-sensing domain containing protein; FUNCTIONS IN: molecular_function unknown; INVOLVED IN: biological_process unknown; LOCATED IN: integral to membrane; CONTAINS InterPro DOMAIN/s: TRAM/LAG1/CLN8 homology domain (InterPro:IPR006634); BEST Arabidopsis thaliana protein match is: TRAM, LAG1 and CLN8 (TLC) lipid-sensing domain containing protein (TAIR:AT1G35170.1); Has 191 Blast hits to 191 proteins in 65 species: Archae - 0; Bacteria - 0; Metazoa - 59; Fungi - 8; Plants - 76; Viruses - 3; Other Eukaryotes - 45 (source: NCBI BLink).), translating into MEEEYVRVISITTIGVISWGLIFILVRRIFSSYSFDFSTRIVSTLHATIAVTLATLSIQDWSCPVCPIASTSSLRQMETLAFSLSYMIYDLICSHFDQVLSIDNAVHHSVCILGFVAGLFYQKCGSEMVAALWITEISSPFLHLREILKEIGYRDTDLNLAADVCFATIFSLARMVGGPYLVYVTISADNPILIKAMALGLQLVSAFWFYKILKMMRYKFIKRSMSNKKSA; encoded by the exons ATGGAGGAAGAATACGTAAGAGTAATAAGCATAACAACAATAGGAGTAATCTCATGGGGTCTCATTTTCATCCTTGTAAGACGAATCTTCTCAAGCTACTCGTTCGACTTCAGCACCCGTATAGTCTCAACGCTTCACGCAACAATCGCTGTCACTTTAGCAACTCTCTCGATTCAAGATTGGTCTTGTCCTGTTTGTCCCATTGCTTCTACATCGTCTCTCCGGCAGATGGAAACGTTGGCGTTTTCATTGTCGTACATGATCTACGATCTCATTTGTAGCCACTTTGATCAAGTCCTTAGCATTGATAATGCGGTTCATCATTCTGTTTGcattcttggttttgtagCTGGACTTTTCTACCAAAAG TGTGGATCCGAGATGGTGGCAGCACTTTGGATAACAGAGATCTCAAGTCCGTTTCTTCACCTCAGGGAGATTCTTAAAGAGATTGGTTATAGAGACACCGACCTAAATCTTGCAGCCGAT GTGTGTTTTGCAACAATTTTCTCGTTGGCCAGAATGGTGGGTGGACCTTACCTAGTTTACGTAACAATATCAGCCGATAATCCCATTCTCATCAAG GCAATGGCGTTGGGGTTACAACTTGTGAGCGCATTCTGGTTCTATAAAATCCTCAAAATGATGAGAtacaaatttatcaaaagatCAATGTCCAACAAAAAATCGGCTTAG
- a CDS encoding uncharacterized protein (unknown protein; Has 30201 Blast hits to 17322 proteins in 780 species: Archae - 12; Bacteria - 1396; Metazoa - 17338; Fungi - 3422; Plants - 5037; Viruses - 0; Other Eukaryotes - 2996 (source: NCBI BLink).): MASTSTSTSTSGGIVVGSLAGDPFYDQFTLYFLYNVHSIPTCLVYVLVPSLTRS, translated from the coding sequence ATGGCTTCAACTTCAACTTCAACTTCAACTTCGGGTGGTATAGTTGTTGGGTCACTAGCTGGTGATCCTTTCTATGATCAGTTCACACtctattttttgtataatgtCCATTCTATACCTACTTGTTTGGTATACGTATTAGTACCAAGCTTGACGAGGAGCTGA